The following proteins are co-located in the Chryseobacterium daecheongense genome:
- a CDS encoding DUF2797 domain-containing protein, whose translation MQFQGQILKMTSYDDQPIQYYLNLSGDLIHMNELFGKELTIRHTGFQCVNCGENKPIYRMGFCKSCFFESPYASDTIIRPELSTAHLGVAERDLEIEKEIQLQPHTVYLAYTGDVKVGVTRNTQIPTRWIDQGATFALPIARTENRYEAGMIEVALKDHLPDKTNWKKMLQDDFEGELDLADFQQKIKQYFPDDFQKFYSEGEELWKFDYPFDKPEKVSSFTLDKKPEFTGKLTGIKGQYLGFQGGDFINVRGHEGYVIELSVKN comes from the coding sequence ATGCAGTTTCAAGGGCAAATTTTAAAAATGACGAGTTATGATGATCAGCCGATTCAGTACTATCTTAATCTTTCCGGGGACCTTATTCACATGAATGAATTGTTCGGGAAAGAGCTGACCATAAGACATACAGGGTTCCAGTGTGTAAACTGTGGAGAAAATAAACCCATATACAGAATGGGTTTCTGCAAAAGCTGCTTTTTTGAAAGCCCATATGCAAGTGACACTATTATCCGTCCCGAACTTTCAACCGCTCATTTGGGAGTAGCAGAGCGTGACCTGGAAATAGAAAAAGAAATCCAGCTGCAACCGCATACCGTATATTTAGCCTATACAGGAGATGTGAAAGTAGGAGTGACACGAAATACCCAGATCCCAACAAGATGGATCGATCAGGGCGCAACTTTTGCTTTACCTATTGCCAGGACGGAAAACCGCTATGAAGCGGGAATGATAGAAGTTGCATTAAAAGATCATTTACCGGATAAAACCAACTGGAAGAAAATGCTTCAGGATGATTTTGAAGGAGAGCTGGATCTGGCGGATTTTCAGCAGAAAATAAAACAGTATTTTCCTGATGACTTTCAGAAATTTTACAGTGAAGGAGAAGAACTTTGGAAATTTGATTACCCTTTTGACAAGCCGGAAAAAGTCAGCTCATTTACGCTGGATAAAAAACCTGAATTTACGGGAAAGTTAACCGGGATAAAAGGACAGTACTTAGGATTCCAGGGAGGAGATTTTATAAATGTAAGAGGACATGAAGGGTATGTAATAGAGTTGAGTGTAAAAAATTAA